The following coding sequences lie in one Hydrogenophaga sp. PBL-H3 genomic window:
- a CDS encoding PAS domain-containing sensor histidine kinase, with product MSALFPPKDSRLDANRSEATVSARERALLLEIETLKAENLHLRRNYAQHMGGSLHEGSDLSFHADLPLSLELALDADKGSPVAAAQLEYEALFAALGSAFPIGIFRTDQAGVLTHVDARLQQIFALDKHDFPNFGWLDRVHPDDLPRVQEHWIRGIATGESLSLEFRLVRPGNELVHVLARNSPLRDEHGNVTSQLGFIQDITPMRVLEAEARIKDELNRQIIASSPDCTKVLDLEGRVVQMTAQGCRLVEVDDFEQVRMGAWAEWWPDDGVQLALDAVASASRGEGSRFVAYGPTFKGTPKWWDTMVTPICDASGQPVMLLAVSRDITEQHLQQESIQRFNAELESAVQLRTEELAEAKDRVQSALREAQIAYNQAPCGYHSVDATGTYVLINQTELNWLGYENRSEVVGKKHFRDHVQPAYLPTVLERLQRLVRGETLEAAEIGMLRRDGSTFIGLLNTTAVLDEQGRFLRTNNTLVDITERKAAEVALATQRNFLQTITSSVPVQLAYFDRDLICRFANASYARWVDGSPEKLAGLHMSQIARPQDLEATHARRQGALAGVAQQFEGERVFPDGTVFYASINYTPYWQDGEVVGLFVQMMDITERKASEDLVTQANCQLNQALSQAQALYNQAPCGYHSLDIRGIFVSINDTELGWLGYSRDEVVGKMGFREVIPAADVALLEARMRKILKDDALEGVEYQMRRRDGSTFDALLSSSAVRDSEGRFLRSNTTVVDITHRKAAETSLRDNQRFLQTITDHVPGLIAYLDAGLRFRFANAEHLRVYGMDPALILGQHISHCVRPELWAEIKPRMEATLAGQEQNFTAWRPTVDGKHIFVSSRYLPDVQDGMVKGLFVQIIDITASKLIEERVSNLNEELEERIRERSTELLEAEQRFRLMVDNLRDYCIFFMDADGLITDWTDSAQRMDGHSPTQMLGRHYGVLFDPANPEHGRTRADQMLRLAASRGQHELHNWHTRKDGTQYWSHSVLIALRDDSGELRGFAKINRDMTDAKRLDDLMRNINDELENRVVERTEQLLAANKDLESFSYSVSHDLRSPLRHISSFVSLLEEHMGSQCDEVSARYLNTIGNSARHMSQLIDGLLAFSRLGRAAVNVTPVDFQLLVEAVVAQIGHDTEGRIVDWVVAPDLPVVQGDALLLREVWANLLGNAYKYSRPRERSRIEVGWSVDPVVGYTFFVRDNGVGFDTKYAQKLFGVFQRLHRASEFEGTGIGLALTRRIIERHSGSIWAESELGVGSVFYFSLPFEGPGFSDSPLDSMPAPLES from the coding sequence ATGAGCGCTCTCTTCCCTCCGAAAGACAGCCGTCTGGATGCGAACCGATCTGAAGCCACGGTTTCGGCTCGCGAACGGGCGCTGTTGCTGGAGATCGAGACGCTCAAGGCGGAGAACCTGCACCTGCGCCGCAACTACGCCCAGCACATGGGCGGCAGCCTGCATGAAGGCTCCGATCTGAGTTTTCACGCCGATCTGCCACTGTCGCTCGAGCTGGCGCTCGACGCAGACAAAGGTTCGCCCGTGGCGGCCGCGCAGCTCGAATACGAGGCGCTCTTCGCCGCGCTGGGCAGCGCGTTCCCGATCGGCATCTTCCGCACCGACCAGGCCGGTGTGCTGACCCATGTGGATGCCCGGCTGCAGCAGATTTTTGCGCTCGACAAACACGACTTCCCCAACTTCGGCTGGCTCGACCGCGTGCATCCCGACGATTTGCCGCGGGTGCAGGAACACTGGATACGAGGGATCGCCACTGGCGAGAGCCTGAGCTTGGAGTTCCGGCTGGTCCGGCCAGGCAACGAGTTGGTGCATGTGCTGGCGCGCAATTCGCCCTTGCGCGACGAACACGGAAACGTGACCAGCCAGCTCGGCTTCATCCAGGACATCACGCCCATGCGCGTGCTGGAGGCCGAAGCCCGCATCAAGGATGAGCTCAACCGCCAGATCATCGCCAGCAGCCCAGACTGCACCAAGGTGCTGGATCTCGAAGGCCGTGTGGTGCAGATGACGGCGCAAGGTTGCCGACTGGTGGAAGTGGACGACTTCGAGCAGGTTCGCATGGGCGCATGGGCCGAATGGTGGCCCGATGACGGCGTTCAACTCGCGCTGGACGCGGTGGCTTCGGCGAGCCGCGGCGAGGGTTCGAGATTCGTGGCCTATGGCCCCACGTTCAAGGGCACGCCCAAGTGGTGGGACACCATGGTCACGCCGATCTGCGATGCCAGCGGCCAACCGGTGATGCTGCTGGCGGTCTCACGCGACATCACCGAGCAGCACCTGCAACAGGAGAGCATCCAGCGCTTCAACGCAGAGCTGGAAAGCGCCGTGCAGCTGCGCACCGAAGAGCTGGCCGAGGCCAAGGACCGGGTTCAGTCGGCCTTGCGCGAGGCCCAGATTGCCTACAACCAGGCGCCTTGTGGCTACCACTCGGTGGATGCCACCGGCACCTACGTGCTGATCAACCAGACCGAACTCAACTGGCTGGGCTACGAGAACCGCAGCGAGGTGGTGGGCAAGAAGCACTTTCGCGACCACGTGCAACCCGCTTACCTCCCCACGGTGCTGGAACGCCTGCAGCGCCTGGTGCGCGGCGAGACGCTGGAGGCCGCCGAGATAGGCATGCTGCGGCGCGACGGCTCCACCTTCATTGGCCTGCTCAACACCACCGCGGTGCTGGACGAGCAGGGCCGCTTCCTGCGCACGAACAACACGCTGGTGGACATCACCGAGCGCAAGGCGGCCGAGGTGGCGCTGGCGACGCAGCGCAACTTCCTGCAAACCATCACCAGCAGCGTACCGGTGCAACTGGCTTATTTCGATCGCGACCTGATCTGCCGCTTTGCCAACGCCAGCTATGCCCGCTGGGTGGATGGTTCGCCCGAGAAGCTGGCAGGCCTGCACATGAGCCAGATTGCCAGGCCACAAGACCTGGAGGCCACGCACGCGCGCCGGCAGGGGGCGTTGGCGGGTGTGGCACAGCAGTTCGAGGGTGAGCGCGTGTTCCCGGATGGCACGGTGTTCTACGCCAGCATCAACTACACGCCCTACTGGCAAGACGGCGAGGTGGTCGGGCTCTTCGTCCAGATGATGGACATCACCGAGCGCAAGGCGTCGGAAGATCTGGTCACCCAGGCCAACTGCCAGCTCAACCAGGCCCTGAGCCAGGCGCAGGCCCTCTACAACCAGGCGCCTTGTGGCTACCACTCACTCGACATCCGGGGCATCTTCGTGTCGATCAACGACACCGAGCTGGGCTGGCTGGGCTACAGCCGCGACGAGGTGGTGGGCAAGATGGGCTTTCGCGAGGTGATCCCGGCAGCGGACGTGGCGCTGCTCGAAGCCCGCATGCGCAAGATCCTCAAGGACGATGCGCTGGAAGGGGTCGAGTACCAGATGCGCCGGCGCGATGGCAGCACCTTTGATGCGCTGCTGTCCTCGTCGGCGGTGCGCGACAGCGAGGGGCGCTTCCTGCGCAGCAACACCACGGTGGTGGACATCACCCACCGCAAGGCAGCCGAGACCTCACTGCGCGACAACCAGCGATTCCTGCAGACCATCACCGACCATGTGCCCGGCCTCATCGCCTACCTGGACGCCGGGCTGCGCTTTCGGTTTGCCAACGCAGAACACCTGCGCGTCTATGGCATGGACCCGGCGCTCATCCTGGGTCAGCACATCAGCCATTGCGTGCGGCCCGAGCTCTGGGCCGAGATCAAACCCCGCATGGAAGCCACGCTGGCGGGCCAGGAGCAGAACTTCACCGCGTGGCGCCCCACGGTCGATGGCAAACACATCTTCGTCAGCTCACGCTACCTGCCCGATGTGCAGGACGGCATGGTGAAGGGCCTGTTTGTCCAGATCATCGACATCACCGCGAGCAAGCTCATTGAAGAGCGGGTGAGCAACCTCAATGAAGAGCTGGAGGAGCGCATCCGCGAACGCTCGACCGAGTTGCTGGAAGCCGAGCAGCGTTTCCGCCTGATGGTGGACAACCTGCGCGACTACTGCATCTTCTTCATGGACGCCGACGGACTCATCACCGACTGGACCGACAGCGCCCAGCGCATGGACGGCCACTCGCCCACGCAGATGCTGGGCCGGCATTACGGCGTGCTGTTCGACCCCGCCAACCCCGAGCACGGGCGGACCCGGGCAGACCAGATGCTGCGCCTGGCGGCCTCGCGGGGTCAGCACGAACTGCACAACTGGCACACCCGCAAGGACGGCACTCAGTATTGGTCGCACTCGGTGCTGATCGCGCTGCGAGACGACAGTGGCGAGTTGCGCGGCTTTGCCAAGATCAACCGCGACATGACCGACGCCAAGCGACTCGACGACCTGATGCGCAACATCAACGACGAGCTGGAGAACCGCGTGGTCGAGCGCACCGAACAGCTGCTGGCGGCCAACAAGGATCTGGAATCCTTCTCGTATTCGGTGTCGCACGACCTGCGTTCGCCCCTGCGCCACATCTCCAGCTTCGTGAGCCTGCTCGAAGAACACATGGGCAGCCAGTGCGACGAGGTGAGCGCGCGTTACCTCAACACCATCGGCAACTCCGCCCGCCACATGAGCCAGCTCATTGACGGCCTGCTGGCGTTCTCCCGCCTGGGTCGGGCCGCGGTCAACGTGACGCCGGTGGATTTTCAGCTGCTTGTGGAAGCGGTGGTGGCCCAGATCGGGCACGACACCGAGGGGCGCATTGTCGACTGGGTGGTCGCCCCCGACCTGCCGGTGGTACAGGGCGACGCCTTGCTGCTGCGAGAGGTGTGGGCCAACCTGTTGGGCAACGCCTACAAATACAGCCGCCCACGTGAACGATCGCGCATCGAGGTGGGCTGGAGCGTCGACCCGGTCGTGGGCTACACCTTCTTTGTCCGTGACAATGGTGTGGGTTTCGACACAAAATACGCGCAGAAGCTGTTTGGCGTGTTTCAGAGACTGCACCGCGCCTCGGAGTTTGAGGGCACGGGCATCGGGCTGGCGCTCACACGGCGCATCATCGAGCGGCACAGCGGCAGCATCTGGGCCGAAAGCGAGCTCGGTGTCGGCAGCGTCTTTTACTTCTCCCTCCCTTTTGAGGGCCCTGGTTTTTCCGACTCCCCCCTGGATTCGATGCCTGCCCCCCTGGAATCATGA
- a CDS encoding response regulator: MSKNADAILLVEDNPDDAELTKLALSRHGLDGRVTHVSDGMQALDYLHRRNGFSNRAGSNPVLVLLDLKMPLLDGIGVLKEIKGSDLLHNIPVVVLTSSTEPSDLLRAYDAGTNAYIAKPTEFSQFLSAMKHVCEFWININQTAPQTVNATVRNTGFGDLI, encoded by the coding sequence ATGAGCAAAAACGCCGACGCCATCCTCCTGGTCGAAGACAACCCCGACGATGCCGAGCTGACCAAACTGGCGCTCTCGCGCCATGGTCTGGACGGAAGGGTCACCCACGTCTCCGACGGCATGCAGGCGCTGGACTACCTGCACCGCCGCAACGGCTTCAGCAACCGCGCCGGCAGCAATCCCGTGCTCGTGCTGCTCGACCTGAAAATGCCGCTGCTCGACGGTATCGGTGTGCTCAAGGAAATCAAGGGCAGCGACCTGCTGCACAACATCCCGGTGGTGGTGCTCACCTCGTCCACCGAGCCCAGCGACCTGCTGCGCGCCTACGACGCCGGCACCAACGCCTACATCGCCAAGCCGACCGAGTTCTCCCAGTTCCTCAGTGCCATGAAGCACGTGTGCGAGTTCTGGATCAACATCAACCAGACCGCGCCACAGACCGTCAATGCGACGGTTCGCAACACCGGCTTCGGCGACCTCATCTGA
- a CDS encoding carboxyl transferase domain-containing protein, with protein sequence MHSPLQARIVQWLVAPGDTVRRGDVLVVLEAMKMEHELRAGSDARVLELMFGPDEPVQLNDVLLRAEPLATSPAVVAEASIRPTAQGLVRPDLQAMLDRDALAQDAARPDAVARRHALGLRTARENIADLCDEDSFIEYGALAVAAQRARRSAEDLVANTPADGMVTGIGSVNAAQVGPQRSRTVVMAYDATVLAGTQGMRNHQKTDRMLGIALSQKLPVVLFAEGGGGRPGDTDMPIVAGLHVGTFASFARLSGQVPVIGIAAGRCFAGNAALLGCSDVIIATRGSNIGMGGPAMVEGGGLGSFRPEEIGPSDIQHANGVIDVLVDDEAQAVVAARHCLSFFQGHLPDWVAPDALALRDAVPENRLRAYDTQTVMRGLVDEGSLLALRTGFGVGIHTALARIEGRAVGLMANNPLHLGGAIDVDAADKAARFMQLCNAHGLPIVSLVDTPGFMVGPAMEARAQVRHVSRLFVVAAQLRVPCFSVVLRKGYGLGAMGMTAGGFHAPMFTVAWPTGEFGAMGLEGAVRLGYRKELQAAAEGAERDALYERLVAEQYAKGSAEQMATTLEIDAVIDPAQTRSWLVRGLAGAKLGEPTASRFIDTW encoded by the coding sequence TTGCACTCACCCCTGCAGGCACGGATCGTTCAATGGCTCGTGGCACCGGGTGACACCGTGCGGCGCGGTGACGTGCTGGTGGTGCTCGAAGCCATGAAGATGGAGCATGAACTGCGTGCCGGGTCCGATGCGCGGGTGCTGGAGCTGATGTTCGGACCCGACGAGCCGGTGCAGCTGAACGACGTGTTGCTGCGCGCCGAACCGTTGGCAACGAGCCCCGCCGTGGTGGCCGAGGCGTCCATCCGTCCGACCGCGCAGGGATTGGTGCGCCCCGACCTGCAGGCGATGCTGGACCGCGATGCGCTCGCGCAAGATGCGGCGCGGCCCGACGCTGTGGCGCGTCGCCACGCACTGGGTCTGCGCACAGCGCGCGAGAACATCGCCGATCTGTGCGACGAGGACAGCTTCATCGAGTACGGAGCCCTGGCGGTGGCCGCGCAGCGCGCTCGCCGAAGCGCTGAAGATCTGGTGGCCAACACGCCGGCCGACGGCATGGTCACGGGCATCGGGTCGGTCAACGCAGCGCAGGTCGGTCCGCAGCGATCGCGCACCGTTGTGATGGCCTACGACGCCACCGTGCTGGCCGGCACCCAGGGCATGCGCAACCACCAGAAGACCGACCGCATGCTGGGCATTGCGTTGAGTCAGAAACTGCCGGTGGTGCTGTTCGCCGAGGGTGGTGGCGGCCGACCGGGCGACACCGACATGCCCATCGTGGCGGGCCTGCACGTGGGTACGTTTGCCTCATTCGCCCGCCTGTCCGGCCAGGTGCCGGTGATCGGCATCGCGGCGGGACGGTGCTTCGCGGGCAATGCCGCGCTGCTGGGCTGCAGCGACGTGATCATCGCCACGCGCGGCAGCAACATCGGCATGGGTGGACCCGCCATGGTGGAGGGCGGCGGGCTGGGCAGTTTTCGGCCCGAAGAGATCGGGCCGAGCGATATCCAGCACGCCAACGGTGTGATCGATGTGCTGGTGGACGACGAGGCTCAGGCGGTGGTGGCGGCGCGGCACTGCCTGTCGTTTTTCCAGGGGCACCTGCCCGATTGGGTTGCGCCAGATGCGCTGGCCCTGCGCGATGCCGTACCCGAGAACCGCCTGCGTGCCTACGACACCCAGACCGTGATGCGGGGACTGGTCGACGAGGGCAGCTTGCTGGCGTTGCGCACCGGTTTTGGCGTGGGCATTCACACCGCGCTGGCGCGCATCGAGGGGCGCGCCGTGGGCTTGATGGCCAACAACCCGCTGCACCTGGGGGGTGCGATCGACGTGGACGCGGCCGACAAGGCCGCGCGCTTCATGCAGTTGTGCAACGCGCACGGTCTGCCGATCGTGAGCCTGGTCGACACGCCGGGCTTCATGGTGGGGCCGGCCATGGAGGCTCGGGCACAGGTGCGCCATGTGAGCCGGCTGTTCGTGGTGGCGGCTCAGTTGCGCGTGCCCTGCTTCAGTGTGGTGCTGCGCAAGGGCTATGGCCTGGGCGCGATGGGCATGACAGCCGGCGGGTTCCACGCACCGATGTTCACCGTGGCCTGGCCCACCGGTGAATTTGGCGCCATGGGGCTGGAAGGTGCGGTGCGACTGGGCTACCGCAAGGAGTTGCAGGCTGCGGCTGAAGGCGCCGAGCGCGATGCGCTGTACGAGCGCCTGGTGGCGGAGCAGTATGCGAAGGGATCGGCCGAGCAGATGGCCACCACGCTGGAGATTGACGCCGTGATCGATCCGGCGCAAACACGCTCGTGGCTGGTGCGGGGGCTGGCCGGCGCGAAGCTCGGCGAGCCGACAGCCAGCCGGTTCATCGATACCTGGTGA
- a CDS encoding RNA recognition motif domain-containing protein, which yields MSTLAELRQHSDVPSLKSALHQLCSEFGRITRLDILTAMHEGTKQAICFLRMERPEQEQQLMKSLGVGRFGGEVVFVLNLNTPVSANDFGPSSQWADSDIY from the coding sequence GTGAGCACACTTGCAGAACTCAGACAACACAGCGATGTGCCGAGCTTGAAGTCGGCGCTGCACCAGTTGTGCAGCGAATTCGGACGCATCACGCGGCTGGACATCCTGACCGCAATGCACGAAGGCACGAAGCAGGCCATTTGTTTCCTGCGCATGGAGCGCCCCGAGCAGGAGCAGCAGCTCATGAAAAGCCTGGGTGTGGGTCGTTTCGGTGGCGAGGTGGTGTTCGTCCTCAACCTCAACACCCCGGTTTCGGCCAACGACTTCGGTCCTTCGTCCCAGTGGGCTGATTCCGACATCTATTGA
- a CDS encoding sensor domain-containing protein codes for MRPASPAPTSATNNAAETTPANDPGAFPQRGGFDRLASWAARAAGVSAVVLFDTTQWPPRVMGSHGLAPSAIAGAPQAVAALFDEGAQECRLTALANHPAGAALEAWAALKPLNNLHWWPLSAAGASAASALLLINSVPLHPCDTSEPALQELAAHAVDMVTLALRCEQGELRNVQIVRESESRLNLTEHTAGAGSWSMQLDSGELVHSDEFASILGLTDHRQVTSLDTMVQRYNPEWRSGIRQRLERCAQTGEGFDEEIQIMVEGGVSKWVRTVSSAVRGIDGEIVRIQGAIQDISAQKQAQQDTLRLAMRLTTTLASITEAFVTLDRQCCFTYLNQESERLLQKTTADLLGQEVWHDFSGALAERLKDKLTRSLNTNRRVELEEFFPTLGKWMEVRAYPFAEGLAVYFRDVTERRRSQEQLMLLETSVSRLNDIVAIAETGAGSQEPRIVFVNDAFQQQTGYTRAEVIGQTPRILLELDPAMNHLNTLVASLQHNQQARTELMVRRKNGALFWIELEVVTVQATAEEVTHWVAVGRDITQRKTAEDMIRHLAFYDALTDLPNRQLLLDRLQQALAASARTGQFGALMFIDLDNFKILNDTLGHHMGDQLLQKVATRLTQSVRKSDMVARLGGDEFVVMVDDLSTDAEAAAYKARALGEKVLKTLREPFQLNGHQHFATPSIGVTSFDGNQSDVGELLKQADLAMYQAKSMGRNTLCFFDPDMQATVSINATVSSDLRIGLREEQFILHYQPQVDRVGVVTGVEALVRWNHPVRGLTWPAEFIPVAEDTGLILPLGQWVLETACEQLAIWAHRPQTASLSIAVNVSVRQFRHPDFVDMVMAAITRTGIRPHRLKLELTESLLADRMEITIDKMGMLKALGVTLSLDDFGVGYSSLSVLKRLPLDQLKIDKGFVADVLTDPNDAAISRAIIALAQSLSLQVVAEGVETQEQRDFLAYQGCDQFQGHLFSKPLAIEELDAMLENPTSGMVVMS; via the coding sequence ATGCGACCCGCTTCCCCAGCTCCCACCTCCGCCACCAACAACGCGGCCGAAACGACGCCGGCGAATGACCCTGGGGCGTTCCCACAACGCGGGGGATTTGATCGACTGGCCAGCTGGGCTGCCCGTGCGGCGGGTGTGTCCGCTGTGGTGCTCTTCGACACCACACAGTGGCCGCCTCGGGTGATGGGGTCTCACGGGCTCGCGCCGTCGGCCATCGCAGGCGCACCACAGGCCGTTGCAGCGCTGTTCGATGAGGGTGCCCAGGAATGCCGCCTGACGGCTCTGGCCAACCACCCGGCCGGGGCAGCCCTGGAAGCCTGGGCGGCCCTCAAACCCCTGAACAACCTTCACTGGTGGCCACTTTCAGCCGCTGGCGCAAGCGCCGCATCGGCCTTGCTGCTCATCAACAGCGTGCCTCTGCATCCATGCGACACCAGCGAACCGGCCCTGCAGGAGCTGGCGGCCCACGCCGTGGACATGGTGACGCTGGCGCTGCGCTGCGAGCAAGGCGAGTTGCGCAATGTCCAGATCGTGCGGGAAAGCGAGAGCCGCCTGAACCTCACGGAGCACACCGCGGGCGCGGGCAGCTGGTCCATGCAGCTGGACAGCGGCGAACTGGTGCACTCCGATGAGTTCGCCAGCATCCTGGGACTGACAGATCACCGGCAGGTCACTTCGCTGGACACGATGGTGCAGCGCTACAACCCGGAATGGCGCAGCGGCATTCGCCAACGGCTGGAGCGCTGTGCGCAAACCGGCGAGGGCTTTGACGAAGAGATCCAGATCATGGTGGAAGGGGGGGTGTCGAAGTGGGTGCGCACCGTCAGCTCCGCCGTGCGTGGCATTGATGGCGAGATCGTTCGCATCCAGGGGGCGATCCAGGACATCTCGGCGCAGAAGCAGGCCCAGCAGGACACGCTGCGCCTGGCGATGCGCCTGACCACCACGCTGGCCAGCATCACGGAAGCCTTTGTCACGCTGGACCGCCAGTGCTGCTTCACCTACTTGAACCAGGAAAGTGAGCGTCTGCTGCAGAAGACCACCGCCGACCTGCTGGGCCAGGAGGTCTGGCACGATTTCAGCGGCGCTCTGGCCGAGCGGCTCAAGGACAAGCTCACCCGATCGCTCAACACCAACCGCCGGGTGGAGCTGGAAGAATTTTTCCCCACGCTGGGCAAGTGGATGGAAGTGCGGGCGTATCCGTTTGCCGAGGGCCTGGCGGTGTATTTCCGCGACGTGACCGAGCGCAGGCGCTCGCAAGAGCAACTGATGCTGCTGGAGACCAGCGTGTCCCGGCTCAACGACATCGTGGCGATCGCGGAAACAGGCGCCGGCAGCCAGGAGCCGCGCATCGTCTTCGTCAACGACGCGTTTCAGCAGCAGACCGGGTACACGCGCGCCGAAGTCATCGGTCAGACGCCGCGCATCCTGCTGGAGCTGGACCCGGCCATGAACCACCTCAACACCCTGGTTGCCAGTCTCCAGCACAACCAGCAGGCCCGCACCGAGCTGATGGTGCGGCGCAAGAACGGCGCGCTGTTCTGGATCGAGCTGGAAGTGGTGACGGTGCAGGCAACGGCCGAAGAGGTGACGCACTGGGTGGCCGTGGGCCGGGACATCACGCAGCGCAAGACAGCCGAAGACATGATCCGCCACCTGGCGTTCTACGACGCGCTGACCGACCTGCCCAACCGCCAGTTGCTGCTGGACCGGCTGCAGCAGGCGCTGGCCGCCAGCGCGCGCACCGGACAGTTCGGTGCGTTGATGTTCATCGACCTGGACAACTTCAAGATCCTCAATGACACGCTGGGCCACCACATGGGTGACCAGTTGCTGCAGAAGGTGGCCACGCGCCTGACGCAGAGCGTGCGCAAGAGCGACATGGTGGCTCGCCTGGGCGGTGACGAGTTCGTGGTGATGGTCGACGACCTGAGCACCGACGCCGAAGCGGCAGCCTACAAGGCGCGCGCGCTGGGTGAAAAAGTCCTCAAGACCTTGCGTGAGCCTTTTCAGCTCAACGGCCACCAGCACTTCGCCACACCCAGCATCGGCGTGACCTCGTTCGACGGCAATCAAAGCGATGTGGGCGAATTGCTCAAGCAGGCGGACCTGGCCATGTACCAGGCCAAGTCGATGGGGCGCAACACGCTGTGTTTCTTTGATCCCGACATGCAGGCCACGGTCAGCATCAATGCCACGGTGAGCTCAGACCTGCGCATCGGGCTGCGTGAGGAACAGTTCATCCTGCACTACCAGCCGCAGGTGGACCGGGTGGGGGTGGTCACCGGCGTGGAAGCACTGGTGCGCTGGAACCACCCCGTGCGCGGGCTCACCTGGCCAGCCGAGTTCATCCCGGTGGCCGAAGACACGGGCCTGATCCTGCCGCTGGGTCAGTGGGTGCTGGAGACCGCCTGCGAGCAGCTCGCCATCTGGGCGCACCGCCCGCAGACCGCCAGTCTGAGCATCGCGGTCAATGTCAGCGTGCGCCAGTTCCGCCACCCCGACTTTGTGGACATGGTGATGGCCGCCATCACGCGCACCGGCATCCGGCCCCACCGCCTCAAGCTGGAACTCACCGAGAGCCTGCTGGCCGACCGCATGGAGATCACCATCGACAAGATGGGCATGCTCAAGGCACTGGGTGTCACGCTCTCGCTCGACGACTTCGGCGTGGGCTACTCGTCACTCTCGGTGCTCAAGCGCCTGCCGCTGGACCAGCTCAAGATCGACAAGGGTTTCGTGGCGGATGTGCTGACCGACCCCAACGATGCTGCGATCTCGCGCGCCATCATCGCGCTGGCGCAAAGCCTGAGCCTGCAGGTGGTGGCCGAGGGCGTGGAGACGCAGGAGCAGCGCGACTTCCTGGCCTACCAGGGTTGTGACCAGTTCCAGGGCCACCTGTTCTCCAAACCGCTGGCCATCGAGGAGCTGGACGCGATGCTGGAGAACCCGACCTCGGGCATGGTCGTGATGAGCTGA